Proteins encoded within one genomic window of Thermococcus celer Vu 13 = JCM 8558:
- a CDS encoding signal peptidase I, translating to MEESWKKDLAWAVIALLVVFGLEVGLRVGLHTDSPLVIVVSGSMEPVFYRGDVVLLKGVSEENIDDVKLNDVIVYKRPGYEYPIIHRVRAIETVELGGKVEKCFVTWGDNNWAPDPDYPTPYGMVPCVPAYAVEDKALMVFPKIGLIPLIIREHLGLG from the coding sequence ATGGAGGAGTCGTGGAAGAAGGATTTAGCGTGGGCTGTAATAGCCCTGCTTGTCGTCTTCGGCCTTGAGGTGGGGCTTAGGGTTGGTCTCCACACCGATTCACCCCTCGTCATCGTCGTCAGCGGTTCGATGGAGCCTGTCTTTTACAGGGGCGACGTCGTCCTGCTCAAGGGGGTGAGCGAGGAGAACATCGACGACGTCAAGCTGAACGACGTCATCGTCTACAAGCGCCCCGGCTACGAGTACCCGATAATCCACCGGGTTCGCGCCATAGAAACCGTCGAGCTCGGCGGAAAGGTGGAGAAGTGCTTCGTGACGTGGGGCGACAACAACTGGGCCCCCGATCCGGACTACCCAACGCCCTACGGGATGGTGCCCTGCGTCCCGGCCTACGCCGTCGAGGACAAGGCGTTGATGGTCTTCCCGAAGATAGGACTCATACCGCTCATTATAAGGGAGCACCTCGGCCTGGGATGA
- a CDS encoding type I restriction endonuclease subunit R: MALIPEGVVHGEIKDNLLRIGWEDGNERFNIEEHKMVSDYSGLEGSLGGFVLWNILEGKIRELNGSFFANLTEEEEEKVWEEIRRKLESAGEVETLEYLKYGLSLTSLGRYDRVKLIDYDNPTNNIFFFLHEAKFPGSPDNIKPDFTLFINGVPVVIIEAKARGIIELEDVDWRRWSKVQGTEEEALAQIRRYERYSKPLFRFVQFGVAYGDKQLYTPTMPSGGSAPAFEWRYPDEEKPDVFDLLKPERLLDVLRYYTFFFRRNGRGAKRIKVIARWNQYRATKRIIGRIEEYLSMEGEKRNGLVWQWQGSGKTFIMFFVANWFLNRYKGRNPVTFFVVDRTDLKTQHSGVFESVEDREFREHFDVVKNISELRKRIEEMMKSEETGRVIPTGIHITTIQKFQYGKFRDLVRVKKSRDGEKFEAERAVKKPEVLFLIDEAHRTQYGRLASVMRALFPRAMFFGFTGTPIFQRSRNTFQEFAYPEDGEYFLDVYFISDSIRDGFTLDITHEVVEEESVSIALDENKLKAFIEAYQLNDPEEVEAFLMGRRKSLKMSSRELAEELRKSRVFLESPKEIERFAEYIAKRIYDDTMGFQFKAMVVAVNREACVHFKRALDKAFREYFCSKVEELEDGGKVEVAEHFRELCRNAERLSEVVMTYQHNEKSEVIEEFKAQLKSRREFQKKDYDTINKLIVEMFQEEAYPKVLIVTDMLLTGFDAPILRVMYLYKPIFGHRLLQAVTRVNRPYPNKETGLVVDGVGLLPAVIRVKGIYEMLAKQDPKVLEDFRRNFAKSIGERVKEFEDKLQRVKEELSGVGIEVDIIKAFRKQGRWKELEAEMDRVKNVLAPIALYFKGNEPRAVKLFNNLREVVSMYRSLGAHPARLAYMDDMMAVGAVYSAFVRLIGFTGKESKFWDDLLRFVHENMEVGPMRELVRVRLGELSGSEASFETVARFYRLYYQAEDNAHDPVYRAILERLNRLLEQWLNRNIDLKELKRQVSLLEKQADEYEKKKAGRTWQESLVESVKFYAVNYLGLGGVELRRFKKELRRLKKLNPKAVKRLSMALLADIMDVMSAENLEKYRELSKEVDRLVEESIIPEVRRHVR, translated from the coding sequence ATGGCGCTGATACCCGAGGGGGTCGTTCACGGTGAGATTAAGGATAACCTCCTCCGCATCGGATGGGAGGACGGCAACGAGAGGTTCAACATAGAGGAGCATAAGATGGTCTCCGATTACAGCGGGCTTGAGGGTTCCCTCGGCGGTTTCGTTCTCTGGAACATCCTTGAGGGTAAGATCCGGGAGCTTAACGGCTCCTTCTTCGCCAACCTGACGGAGGAGGAAGAGGAGAAGGTCTGGGAGGAGATAAGGAGAAAGCTCGAATCCGCGGGGGAGGTTGAGACCCTCGAGTACCTCAAGTACGGCCTTTCCCTCACCTCCCTCGGGAGGTACGACAGGGTTAAGCTCATCGATTATGATAATCCTACTAATAACATCTTTTTCTTCCTCCACGAGGCGAAGTTTCCGGGCTCTCCGGACAACATAAAGCCCGACTTCACCCTCTTCATCAACGGGGTTCCTGTCGTTATAATCGAGGCCAAGGCCAGGGGGATAATCGAGCTTGAGGACGTTGACTGGAGGAGGTGGTCGAAGGTTCAGGGCACAGAGGAGGAGGCCCTCGCCCAGATACGGAGGTACGAGAGGTACTCAAAGCCCCTCTTCCGCTTCGTCCAGTTCGGGGTCGCCTACGGGGACAAACAGCTTTACACCCCTACGATGCCTTCCGGCGGAAGCGCCCCCGCCTTCGAGTGGAGGTACCCCGACGAGGAGAAACCCGACGTCTTCGATCTCCTCAAACCCGAGCGGCTCCTCGACGTGCTGAGGTACTACACCTTCTTCTTCAGGAGGAACGGGAGGGGCGCAAAGAGGATCAAGGTCATCGCGCGCTGGAACCAGTACAGGGCAACGAAGAGGATCATCGGGAGGATCGAGGAGTACCTCTCGATGGAGGGTGAGAAGAGGAACGGCCTCGTGTGGCAGTGGCAGGGAAGCGGAAAGACCTTCATAATGTTCTTCGTGGCAAACTGGTTCCTCAACAGGTACAAGGGCAGAAACCCGGTTACCTTCTTCGTCGTTGACAGGACGGACCTCAAGACCCAGCACTCGGGCGTTTTTGAGTCCGTCGAGGACAGGGAATTCAGGGAGCACTTCGACGTCGTAAAGAACATCTCCGAGCTGAGGAAGCGCATCGAGGAGATGATGAAGAGCGAGGAAACCGGAAGGGTCATCCCCACCGGGATCCACATAACCACGATTCAGAAGTTCCAGTACGGAAAGTTCAGGGACCTCGTGAGGGTGAAGAAGTCCAGGGACGGTGAAAAGTTCGAGGCGGAGAGGGCTGTTAAAAAACCTGAGGTTCTTTTCCTGATCGACGAGGCCCACCGCACCCAGTACGGTCGGCTCGCCTCCGTGATGAGGGCCCTTTTCCCGCGGGCGATGTTCTTCGGCTTCACAGGGACGCCGATATTCCAGAGGAGCAGGAACACGTTCCAGGAGTTCGCCTATCCCGAGGATGGGGAGTACTTCCTCGACGTTTACTTCATAAGTGATTCAATTAGGGATGGCTTCACCCTCGATATAACCCACGAGGTCGTTGAGGAAGAAAGTGTCTCAATCGCCCTCGACGAGAACAAGCTCAAGGCCTTTATCGAGGCCTACCAGCTAAACGACCCGGAGGAAGTCGAGGCATTTCTCATGGGGCGGAGAAAGAGCCTGAAGATGAGCTCGAGGGAACTCGCAGAGGAGCTCAGGAAGTCGAGGGTATTCCTCGAGAGCCCGAAGGAAATCGAGCGCTTCGCGGAGTACATCGCCAAACGGATTTACGACGACACGATGGGGTTCCAGTTCAAGGCGATGGTCGTTGCAGTAAACCGGGAGGCCTGCGTTCACTTCAAGCGGGCCCTTGATAAAGCGTTTAGGGAGTACTTCTGCTCTAAAGTCGAGGAACTCGAGGACGGGGGCAAAGTTGAGGTCGCCGAGCACTTCCGGGAGCTCTGCCGGAACGCCGAAAGGCTTTCCGAGGTTGTGATGACCTACCAGCACAACGAGAAGAGCGAGGTCATCGAGGAGTTCAAAGCACAGCTGAAGTCGAGAAGGGAGTTCCAGAAAAAGGATTACGACACCATCAACAAACTCATCGTGGAGATGTTCCAGGAGGAGGCTTACCCCAAGGTACTTATCGTCACCGACATGCTTCTCACGGGTTTCGACGCCCCGATCCTGAGGGTGATGTACCTTTACAAGCCGATATTTGGGCACAGACTCCTCCAGGCCGTGACGAGGGTTAACAGACCCTACCCGAACAAGGAGACCGGGCTCGTCGTTGATGGCGTCGGCCTTCTGCCGGCCGTTATCAGGGTGAAAGGTATCTACGAGATGCTGGCTAAGCAGGATCCCAAGGTGCTCGAGGACTTCCGGAGAAACTTCGCGAAGAGCATCGGGGAGAGGGTGAAGGAGTTCGAGGATAAACTCCAGCGGGTTAAGGAAGAGCTTTCCGGAGTTGGGATAGAGGTTGACATCATCAAGGCCTTCAGAAAGCAGGGGAGATGGAAGGAGCTCGAGGCGGAGATGGATCGGGTTAAGAACGTGCTCGCACCGATTGCTCTCTACTTTAAGGGCAACGAGCCGAGGGCGGTGAAGCTTTTCAACAACCTCCGCGAGGTCGTTTCTATGTACCGTTCCCTCGGGGCGCATCCTGCGAGGCTGGCCTACATGGACGACATGATGGCCGTTGGGGCCGTTTACTCCGCATTCGTTAGACTGATCGGCTTCACCGGAAAGGAGAGCAAGTTCTGGGACGACCTGCTTCGCTTCGTGCACGAGAACATGGAAGTCGGCCCGATGAGGGAGCTCGTCAGGGTGAGGCTCGGCGAACTCTCGGGGAGCGAAGCGTCTTTCGAGACGGTCGCACGCTTTTACAGGCTGTACTATCAAGCGGAGGACAACGCCCACGATCCGGTTTACAGGGCGATCCTTGAGAGGCTCAACCGTCTCCTTGAGCAGTGGCTCAACAGGAACATAGACCTCAAGGAACTCAAAAGGCAGGTTTCCCTACTCGAAAAGCAGGCCGATGAATACGAGAAGAAGAAAGCGGGCAGGACGTGGCAGGAGTCGCTCGTCGAGTCGGTTAAGTTCTACGCGGTGAATTACCTGGGCCTCGGGGGTGTTGAACTCCGGAGGTTCAAAAAAGAGCTCAGAAGGCTCAAAAAATTGAACCCAAAAGCCGTTAAGAGGCTCTCAATGGCACTTTTAGCTGACATTATGGACGTCATGAGCGCTGAAAACCTGGAGAAGTATCGTGAGCTTTCAAAGGAGGTCGACAGGCTCGTGGAGGAGTCGATTATCCCGGAGGTGCGCAGACATGTTAGATGA
- a CDS encoding DNA adenine methylase, whose amino-acid sequence MAEPILKWAGGKRQILHEIVALMPKDFKSRTFHEPFFGGGAVTFWMEPDKGTINDINPKLVNFYVVVRDHVDELIEDAEEHKNEKEYFYKARAEFNEIVRTGFKIPNIRLASLLLYLNKTAFNGLYRENRNGEFNVPFGKYKNPRIVDEERLRKASGVLKKLDIYNEDFTYILRAAGPGDLVYFDPPYHPVSETASFTSYSKEDFSKEDQKRLRDVCLELHERGVYFILSNSYVKPVRELYEGIDGLEILKIYAKRPINSKADRRGEVPEMLVTNVPQELRVGRERAKLLVKNGGSRTSVTSRSLVEYLTVVERSI is encoded by the coding sequence ATGGCGGAACCTATCCTTAAATGGGCTGGAGGGAAAAGGCAGATCCTTCATGAGATAGTTGCGTTAATGCCAAAGGACTTTAAAAGTAGGACGTTCCACGAGCCGTTTTTTGGGGGTGGCGCGGTTACTTTCTGGATGGAACCGGATAAGGGGACTATAAACGACATAAATCCCAAGCTCGTAAACTTCTACGTCGTTGTTAGGGATCACGTTGACGAACTAATTGAAGATGCAGAGGAGCACAAAAATGAGAAGGAGTACTTCTATAAGGCCCGTGCGGAATTCAACGAGATAGTTAGAACGGGGTTTAAGATTCCGAACATCAGGCTCGCAAGCCTGCTTTTGTACTTAAACAAAACCGCCTTCAATGGGTTATACCGCGAGAATAGAAATGGCGAGTTCAACGTTCCGTTTGGTAAATACAAGAACCCCAGGATAGTGGATGAGGAGAGACTAAGAAAAGCCAGTGGAGTCTTAAAGAAACTGGACATTTACAACGAAGACTTCACTTACATCCTGAGAGCCGCCGGGCCCGGAGATTTGGTTTATTTTGATCCCCCGTATCACCCAGTTTCAGAGACGGCCAGTTTTACCAGCTATTCGAAGGAAGATTTCAGCAAAGAAGATCAGAAACGCCTTAGGGATGTTTGCCTTGAACTTCATGAGAGAGGAGTTTACTTTATTTTGAGCAACTCCTATGTAAAGCCCGTTCGTGAGCTGTATGAGGGAATAGATGGACTTGAGATACTCAAAATCTACGCAAAGAGGCCAATAAACTCAAAAGCCGATCGCAGGGGGGAAGTTCCCGAAATGCTCGTTACAAACGTCCCTCAGGAATTGAGGGTAGGCAGAGAAAGGGCAAAGCTCCTCGTTAAAAACGGTGGATCAAGGACTTCGGTGACTTCCAGATCTCTTGTTGAGTATTTAACCGTTGTAGAACGATCTATTTAA
- a CDS encoding DUF531 domain-containing protein — MLTLALYNTYDPRKLHEAHLRAIARAGPIARAYGFHLALVGFPLEGKPLEVAREVSDHTTIGEGGKYLIELAEENRFHLLEFPKGGFPPQFGVPVATTRKPDEGREITPLELAERAFRGESFLLLIGLGRHGLPKETFKTARYHMDITGKRVSLETCTAMGAIAARISTLMEALRWRSRGRRI, encoded by the coding sequence ATGCTGACGCTCGCCCTTTACAACACCTACGACCCCAGGAAACTACACGAGGCCCACCTCCGGGCGATAGCACGGGCCGGACCGATAGCCAGGGCCTACGGCTTTCATCTTGCCCTCGTAGGCTTTCCCCTCGAGGGGAAGCCGCTCGAGGTGGCCCGGGAGGTGAGCGACCACACCACCATCGGTGAAGGGGGCAAGTACCTGATTGAGCTGGCGGAGGAGAACCGCTTCCACCTCTTAGAGTTTCCGAAGGGAGGTTTCCCGCCGCAGTTCGGGGTTCCGGTCGCGACCACGAGGAAGCCGGACGAGGGGAGGGAGATAACACCGCTCGAGCTCGCGGAGAGGGCCTTTAGGGGTGAGAGCTTTTTACTGCTCATCGGCCTCGGCAGACACGGCCTGCCGAAGGAAACCTTTAAGACCGCCCGCTACCACATGGACATCACCGGGAAGAGGGTGAGCCTCGAAACCTGCACCGCGATGGGGGCGATAGCCGCGAGGATAAGCACCCTTATGGAGGCCCTGAGATGGAGGAGTCGTGGAAGAAGGATTTAG
- a CDS encoding dipeptidase: MIFDAHSDLPTFVYDERKKGRTRVLEGNFERFFGRTIAARVMAIWTRPERRGDATTYGLEVLNALLRDVAESERFELVRNVEGMKEAVEGGRVALWLGLEGGEPIGESLGLLEVFHHLGLRVLTLTWSLRNAIGDGVFERTGGGLTNFGVEVVGKAEELGIVLDLSHINEAGFRDALDVTSFPVIASHSNAKSLCDHPRNLTDEQIKAIAERDGVVGAVAIPSFVHPERPTLERYVEQIAYMVELAGYRHVGLGFDFVYYLPGWSGRSVEGFEDESKIPALIERLRENFSEREIEAITFGNFERVFERVVG, encoded by the coding sequence ATGATATTCGACGCTCACTCGGATTTACCGACGTTCGTCTACGACGAGCGGAAAAAGGGAAGGACCCGCGTCCTGGAGGGCAACTTCGAGCGGTTCTTTGGTCGGACTATAGCCGCGCGGGTCATGGCCATCTGGACCCGGCCTGAGAGGAGGGGCGACGCAACAACCTACGGCCTCGAGGTTCTGAACGCCCTTCTGAGGGACGTTGCCGAGAGTGAACGCTTCGAACTCGTGAGGAACGTTGAGGGAATGAAAGAGGCCGTTGAAGGGGGCAGAGTGGCTTTGTGGCTCGGCCTCGAGGGCGGGGAACCGATAGGCGAGAGCCTCGGCCTCCTCGAGGTCTTCCACCACCTCGGCCTCCGCGTCCTAACCCTGACCTGGAGCCTGAGGAACGCGATAGGCGACGGGGTCTTCGAGAGAACCGGCGGTGGGTTGACCAACTTCGGCGTCGAGGTAGTCGGAAAGGCCGAGGAACTCGGGATAGTCCTCGATCTGAGCCACATCAACGAGGCCGGCTTCCGGGACGCACTCGACGTTACCTCCTTCCCGGTGATAGCCTCGCACTCCAACGCCAAAAGCCTGTGCGACCACCCGAGGAACCTCACGGACGAGCAAATCAAGGCGATAGCCGAGCGCGACGGGGTAGTCGGGGCCGTGGCGATTCCAAGCTTCGTCCACCCGGAGAGGCCGACGCTGGAGAGGTACGTGGAGCAAATCGCCTACATGGTGGAGTTGGCCGGTTACAGACACGTCGGCCTCGGCTTCGACTTCGTCTATTACCTCCCGGGCTGGAGCGGGAGGAGCGTCGAGGGCTTTGAGGATGAATCGAAGATTCCGGCGCTGATCGAGAGGCTGAGGGAGAACTTCAGCGAAAGGGAAATCGAAGCGATAACCTTCGGGAACTTCGAGCGCGTCTTCGAGAGGGTCGTGGGTTAG
- a CDS encoding plasmid mobilization protein produces the protein MFERVINRLMEIQAPATRKLKIPIAGIRAFEAILESNEILNVTTVVDLALREFSKYSKGDSQVASDFEKILVREFSGLNNTRLLKKKARALKEIWKIEARELGYNYKRNKWLSIRVTEEEYEIVSKQAQREGLDISNYIRKRLGLEYKL, from the coding sequence ATGTTCGAGCGAGTGATAAATAGGCTCATGGAAATACAAGCTCCTGCCACTCGTAAACTTAAAATTCCTATTGCGGGAATTAGAGCGTTTGAGGCTATTTTGGAATCCAATGAAATTTTGAACGTCACCACAGTTGTTGATCTGGCCCTAAGGGAGTTCTCCAAGTATTCTAAAGGTGATTCTCAGGTAGCTTCTGATTTCGAGAAAATTCTTGTTAGAGAATTTTCAGGGTTAAATAACACAAGACTACTTAAGAAAAAAGCCAGGGCTCTCAAAGAAATATGGAAAATTGAAGCCAGAGAGTTGGGCTATAACTACAAGCGAAATAAATGGTTGTCCATACGCGTTACCGAAGAGGAGTATGAGATTGTTTCCAAACAGGCACAGAGGGAAGGATTGGACATATCAAACTACATTAGGAAAAGGCTGGGTCTTGAGTACAAATTATGA
- a CDS encoding TRM11 family SAM-dependent methyltransferase, whose amino-acid sequence MREVPFEEYLEFIKEHDHVIIGNQKIEIGRPILIKTFQPQNFKLETTTVWSFPDRGKWATHHANAKYRGNWAPQVPRNLILQYTKPGDTVLDAFLGSGTTLIECKLLGRHGIGVDINYEALMVAWDRLNFEYDPRKEAQPTLSSYLGMKENVEWVEPQIRLYHGDARNLDELEDESIDLIATHPPYAGIIGYTKKAGSPVDGDLSNVKSINDFVLEMKKAAEEFYRVLKPGKYAAILMGDTRRHRHYVPIAFRVMKAFLEAGFILKEDIIKVQHHMRGTEPWKTRKRDFYLISHEHLFVFRKPEKGERLQKFQESRVV is encoded by the coding sequence ATGAGGGAAGTTCCGTTTGAGGAGTACCTTGAATTCATAAAAGAGCACGATCATGTAATTATCGGAAACCAAAAGATAGAGATTGGAAGGCCCATTCTGATTAAAACTTTCCAACCGCAGAATTTCAAGCTCGAAACCACAACCGTATGGAGCTTTCCAGACCGGGGGAAATGGGCAACTCATCATGCAAACGCAAAATACAGGGGAAACTGGGCGCCTCAGGTTCCACGAAACTTGATCCTGCAGTATACAAAACCGGGAGATACCGTTTTGGATGCGTTTCTTGGAAGCGGGACAACGCTGATAGAATGCAAACTGCTTGGAAGGCACGGGATCGGGGTCGATATAAACTATGAGGCCCTAATGGTGGCGTGGGACAGGTTAAACTTTGAGTACGACCCGCGTAAAGAGGCGCAACCCACGCTAAGCTCTTATCTTGGAATGAAGGAGAACGTTGAATGGGTGGAGCCCCAAATTCGCCTTTACCATGGAGATGCAAGAAACTTGGACGAACTTGAAGATGAGAGCATAGATCTGATAGCCACTCACCCGCCCTACGCTGGAATTATCGGATATACAAAAAAAGCGGGCTCTCCGGTTGACGGAGATCTATCAAATGTTAAGTCAATTAATGACTTCGTATTGGAAATGAAAAAAGCCGCTGAAGAATTTTATAGAGTATTAAAACCCGGAAAATACGCGGCTATTCTAATGGGGGACACAAGGCGGCACCGGCATTATGTGCCCATAGCGTTTAGGGTCATGAAAGCGTTTTTGGAAGCGGGGTTTATACTAAAAGAGGACATCATAAAGGTCCAGCATCATATGCGGGGAACTGAACCGTGGAAAACCAGAAAGAGGGACTTCTATCTAATCTCCCATGAGCATCTATTCGTATTCAGAAAGCCGGAGAAAGGAGAGAGGCTCCAAAAATTCCAGGAAAGTAGGGTAGTCTAA
- a CDS encoding M48 metallopeptidase family protein, with product MLDELLERAKNLLDCQRPVKVKVRPLKTSIARVSFRYGTITLDPSVLELGDEEVLYVLVHELAHLKAGTTYHSSAFWMEVKRAFPEKKARELEDNIMVKLQGRT from the coding sequence ATGTTAGATGAACTGCTTGAGCGGGCAAAAAACCTCCTGGATTGCCAGAGACCGGTGAAGGTTAAGGTCAGGCCTCTGAAGACCTCCATCGCCCGGGTTTCATTCAGATACGGCACTATTACCCTCGACCCTTCCGTTTTGGAACTGGGAGACGAGGAGGTACTCTACGTGCTCGTCCATGAGCTCGCCCATCTCAAAGCCGGGACGACTTACCACTCTTCCGCTTTCTGGATGGAAGTTAAGAGGGCGTTCCCTGAGAAAAAAGCCCGGGAGCTGGAGGACAATATTATGGTAAAGCTTCAGGGGCGAACGTGA
- a CDS encoding lipoate--protein ligase family protein, with the protein MRFIPLVVAKPELQMAIDEAILRARMEGRVPDTVRLYAFSPSSITIGRFQSVRHDVNLEEARRLGIPVVRRITGGGSVFHDEFGEITYSVVIGEDYHPALRNVEESYRYLAGPLVDALEELGLDAGFSGLNDIVANGKKISGSAQTRRKGVILQHGTFMYSTRLEVLARVLRVSKAKLSDKGVSSIWERVTTLEREGIKMNRWEAYELLKEKFSAAFGPEEGELTDYELELAERLVEEKYGNPEWNEMR; encoded by the coding sequence ATGAGGTTCATCCCGCTCGTAGTCGCAAAACCCGAGCTTCAGATGGCCATAGACGAGGCCATACTCCGGGCCAGGATGGAGGGCAGGGTTCCCGACACGGTCAGGCTCTACGCCTTTTCACCGAGCTCGATAACCATCGGAAGGTTCCAGAGCGTCAGACACGACGTCAATCTCGAGGAAGCAAGGAGGCTTGGAATTCCCGTCGTCAGGAGAATAACCGGAGGCGGGAGCGTCTTCCACGACGAGTTCGGGGAGATAACTTACTCCGTAGTCATAGGCGAGGACTACCACCCGGCCCTGAGGAACGTCGAGGAGAGCTACCGATACTTAGCCGGCCCGCTCGTCGACGCCCTCGAGGAGCTCGGTCTCGACGCCGGCTTCTCCGGCCTGAACGACATCGTCGCCAACGGCAAAAAGATAAGCGGCTCCGCCCAGACGAGGAGGAAGGGGGTCATTTTACAGCACGGCACGTTCATGTACTCCACCCGTCTCGAGGTACTCGCGAGGGTTCTCAGGGTATCGAAGGCGAAGCTCTCGGACAAGGGGGTCTCGAGCATCTGGGAGAGGGTCACGACGCTGGAGCGCGAGGGGATAAAGATGAACCGCTGGGAGGCCTACGAACTGTTGAAGGAGAAGTTCTCCGCCGCCTTCGGGCCCGAGGAGGGGGAACTGACCGACTACGAGCTCGAACTCGCGGAGAGGCTGGTGGAGGAGAAGTACGGGAACCCCGAGTGGAATGAGATGCGCTAA
- a CDS encoding EVE domain-containing protein produces MRYWLCITNRDNWKVIKEKNVWGVPKRHRNTIARVKPGDRLIIYVKQERKDKQILEPKIVGIFEVVGEPYTDSTKIFKSPPHLNETYPLRVRIKPVKLGELEFKPLIPKLSFITNKKRWSGHLMGKAMREIPEEDYRLIEGLL; encoded by the coding sequence ATGAGGTACTGGCTCTGCATAACCAACCGCGACAACTGGAAAGTTATAAAAGAGAAGAACGTCTGGGGCGTGCCGAAGAGGCACAGGAACACCATCGCCAGGGTAAAGCCCGGCGACAGACTCATCATCTACGTCAAACAGGAGAGGAAGGATAAGCAAATCCTCGAGCCGAAGATCGTTGGAATCTTCGAGGTCGTGGGCGAGCCCTACACCGACTCCACGAAGATCTTCAAGAGCCCGCCGCACCTCAACGAGACCTATCCACTGAGGGTGAGGATAAAGCCCGTAAAGCTCGGCGAGCTCGAGTTTAAGCCTTTGATTCCAAAGCTCAGCTTCATCACCAACAAGAAGCGCTGGAGCGGGCATCTGATGGGCAAGGCGATGAGGGAGATACCCGAGGAGGACTACAGGCTGATCGAGGGCCTGCTTTGA
- the taw3 gene encoding tRNA(Phe) 7-((3-amino-3-carboxypropyl)-4-demethylwyosine(37)-N(4))-methyltransferase Taw3 yields the protein MKAKREALHSLFTAMREDKVDGDIIGLLLLINSIKGVYTTSSCSGRIGIIEEPALGAKPLSRWLVKVHRPIEFGEARESLRKAERGLIFLKSQPPIFHVVAEDLQKAKMLHELGLASGFKYTTFKVISNRYLVEINATEYLTVPLGRDGEILVSEDYLRFAIDVGNSMLKRSKGRLSRLEENFRRLREELGEDELFHEMVEKFEIGKNWRLP from the coding sequence ATGAAAGCGAAGCGCGAAGCCCTTCACAGTCTCTTCACCGCCATGAGGGAAGACAAAGTTGACGGCGACATAATCGGCCTCCTACTGCTCATCAACTCGATTAAAGGCGTCTATACGACCAGCTCGTGCTCCGGAAGGATAGGGATCATCGAGGAGCCGGCCCTGGGAGCGAAGCCACTGAGCAGGTGGCTCGTAAAGGTGCACAGGCCGATCGAGTTCGGGGAAGCGAGGGAGTCCCTAAGGAAGGCGGAGAGGGGCCTGATATTCCTCAAGAGCCAGCCACCCATCTTTCACGTCGTCGCAGAGGACCTGCAAAAAGCCAAAATGCTCCACGAACTCGGTCTCGCCAGCGGCTTCAAGTACACGACCTTCAAGGTCATCTCCAACCGCTACCTCGTCGAGATAAACGCCACGGAGTACCTCACCGTCCCCCTCGGAAGGGACGGGGAGATCCTCGTGAGTGAGGATTACCTCCGCTTCGCCATCGACGTGGGCAACTCCATGCTGAAGCGCTCGAAAGGAAGACTATCACGTCTCGAGGAGAACTTCAGGAGACTGAGGGAAGAGCTCGGCGAGGACGAGCTGTTCCACGAGATGGTGGAGAAGTTTGAAATAGGGAAAAATTGGAGGTTACCTTAG